Proteins encoded in a region of the Sugiyamaella lignohabitans strain CBS 10342 chromosome B, complete sequence genome:
- the TAO3 gene encoding Tao3p (Component of the RAM signaling network; is involved in regulation of Ace2p activity and cellular morphogenesis, interacts with protein kinase Cbk1p and also with Kic1p; GO_component: GO:0005933 - cellular bud [Evidence IDA] [PMID 12972564]; GO_component: GO:0000131 - incipient cellular bud site [Evidence IDA] [PMID 11854408]; GO_component: GO:0043332 - mating projection tip [Evidence IDA] [PMID 12972564]; GO_component: GO:0005739 - mitochondrion [Evidence IDA] [PMID 14576278]; GO_component: GO:0005739 - mitochondrion [Evidence IDA] [PMID 16823961]; GO_function: GO:0003674 - molecular_function [Evidence ND]; GO_process: GO:0007118 - budding cell apical bud growth [Evidence IGI,IMP] [PMID 12972564]; GO_process: GO:0007114 - cell budding [Evidence IGI,IMP] [PMID 11854408]; GO_process: GO:0000902 - cell morphogenesis [Evidence IGI,IMP] [PMID 11854408]), with amino-acid sequence MFWRKSKSEAAATAAQSATNHSSSKNNSTGNLAELKEAALRMERKSLISIYILCRVLMEVVKQSPPDVLGDDLSEKLEEIVFKQLRTGDPRTLSMSVIRRENWNLFAELLGEMSNSRFLSVGDRFIAELEKVPSVISKEQEPHILLLINGMKYLKLKIYPMDALEESAEFIESLGKFFSRSNSTPVKIAYSEALSQILLPLAGVATAELNHPMWVKPVETIFAKAMEMIAKPKYWAVAFQLATVILSVAPQELFARHWLTLFESHASKIKDKANRAVIYIGVSRLLWVFVFRWSETLNSTTKKLDIVSKVLFNPGNKKLWTSWESGITTAACVYLIRIGSHGYLQYVLDNILLQMVHSGSVDTLTLESIIPERATVGVRSFMYILSDHETTGTSASRPPFPDDVVLQSVMSNKDRSEPKHIPLPTGSLLQFYEKCCKCIVKLAVLCDTQFGAHITSVDDRPIQLKPMSVSFHFGNNDSYAQHQRLAYLELFSAVIDFIPWCHFPDTQTLTRTTEILCRNVVHSNPKVAQASISALKCLVETRDTRAIVNIYTKLMFSFDEKIFTSYDCPPSSASEFEKILQVYVSLLEIWIANIRVLTKRDANQSETSGSLSVSQPSDDDSSRRSDDMILNNWWSAVEEIEGNGLFFLCSQDRAIRLLAVKIIRLTTEFDEAIRDHGQHMTKSHSRTPSKSTLTPPCRVIQLMETVDLTELFEASKPNIELSMPERSRLAKLHGKKKETLVALAESDYGVDTALWLKAFPTFIKKCFENYPIPIAICRNIVCVRLVRMYDVVVEFSRSEAVAGTANYAFILKHPMRTHPEVVVEQWRTYLIVACSTLTLTDEQKLHIPDSRYQHGRKKSAQKITIHHQRITSVRSVFRMVIPLLGVDHPVIRDAIITGIGCINVNIYKALIECLQPAIETWAEESQRLNQSQSNQSNVSSKQTVGIRKDSSAAISLAYRQERVITEIVHLLYITSHYLELPSVAEDEWIISEFVGFLNTLRNFLSLPRVQVDYNFQKLRRYFCGLLENVFLGVSRNTERSNPISFESRMRYFTLIEDWCTVGQHWNVAREREAKMKRAALSTVKDSREHNIILASMELEKKKSDIAILSVLAALCAGPLMQPLDAAGRRKSNVSFNISGLLKWIGTMFESPNDEMHSLGKRALKNLLIHNPDHPIIFEETVANGYRIHSEPKASKSYFVALAEILLEIPDYPCEVRQALALGLFKTGDEDDEVRSLAVDLLKATEIRFYGTSCLQEYRVNITNSTPVVYKRAMFNLSSRFAKDHPQETYLVFSELTKFFHVVNDISRRDILAVLLPWIQAVELQVEVNDMPTPSTAMVMNNLFEITVTFSNRIQNEVEALWVALGNGKYPNNVNAIMNFVLHHSLERRDPVFVEYSRKILAYLAAPPAGTTLIDALMKYLQPKAMIPQHLEPYDLSIAERMYPYVATISAVLPVGNKETTFSHGQLALILLVDLIVSPLESVKANLPLILHVSLVLFDHYLPIINDRSRELLVHVVNEFAGSQAGAQEFCELIRVSNSKFNWSYDNLNSDKNGARTPKMMVQMIKDILGIFGTQIPDLRENWSRVALMWATTCPVRHIACRSFQVFRCLLFTLDQNMLADMLARLSNTISDSTTDIQGFAMQILMTLNAVTAELASEDLINYPQLFWATVACLGTVHEQEFIEVLSILEKFISKIDLDSAETVACLIATFPPKWEAKFRGLQHAVIPGLRSSLAWEQSLRILDRLNQLQDSEIIAGPDRLALAISINLPRYLHALEIGETTPEIEASSDRLRQMCDERGLGALSRILVSFGKGRFRSKQDFLNQTIQALQNNFFPSCEGSVLIFLLGILSNKIKWVKTETMDILKKILPMVDLQKEEFAGVGADIISPLLRLLQTDYAEQALGVLDETISISASNMDKHVLRMSLGNRTIRKEYEKTATMFGIPDESGWAIPMPAVTANITRNNVHAVFYTCNTTPSTEQIPVSAEEFQFHKEEYGFMGGPLDRTDSVSVAEDVEGGSLSHMWTALDNLDSFFTRDMKKSRQQRPNHEHNISVTDTDMSTDNNLDPVESVPQLYDKKVSLILNRSLARTPSTTSFKTSLADSFGNSPTTPTADARFGSSTNVSVIGNSGGPPTPRKREIVDFGRHTRSSSLSSGSVLSSPDIDDQNMSPQDLESTGDEFKLHNGGSTVSFTKYVTSPNSGSSKKLSGVVPRLARTKSSSSSNPSSPVQRVQSPIMRDQAEMPSAPQENSFRLESFLRGANIRKVKKKASKLDKVKEKDIRDDNAKEEQRQEEEPRSKSKSRNGRSSVMTFGTKLSNSPASMSASSSVSSLTRHKDNQTGQSSYQFPPPR; translated from the coding sequence ATGTTCTGGCGCAAGAGTAAGTCGGAAGCCGCTGCTACAGCTGCTCAATCAGCTACAAATCATTCGAGTTCCAAAAACAATAGCACGGGCAATCTGGCTGAGTTAAAAGAAGCAGCATTACGAATGGAACGTAAAAGTCTGATATCTATCTATATCTTATGCAGAGTACTCATGGAAGTTGTAAAACAAAGCCCTCCTGATGTTCTCGGTGATGACTTGAGTGAGAAATTAGAAGAGATAGTGTTCAAACAATTGCGGACTGGCGATCCGCGGACGTTATCAATGAGTGTTATTCGACGGGAAAACTGGAATTTGTTTGCTGAATTACTAGGAGAGATGTCGAATTCACGTTTTCTGAGCGTCGGGGATCGATTTATAGCTGAGCTAGAAAAGGTGCCGTCTGTCATTTCGAAAGAGCAGGAGCCACATATTTTGCTGCTAATCAACGGAATGAAGTatctgaagctgaagataTATCCTATGGATGCGCTTGAAGAATCTGCAGAATTCATTGAGTCGCTTGGAAAGTTCTTCAGCCGGTCAAATAGCACACCTGTAAAGATTGCGTACTCTGAGGCTTTATCACAAATTCTATTACCACTAGCTGGTGTTGCTACAGCTGAACTCAACCACCCAATGTGGGTTAAGCCCGTTGAGACTATTTTCGCTAAAGCAATGGAGATGATTGCTAAACCGAAATATTGGGCTGTTGCTTTTCAACTGGCGACTGTGATTCTCAGTGTAGCACCACAGGAGTTATTTGCTCGTCACTGGCTAACATTATTTGAATCACACGCTTCGAAAATCAAGGACAAGGCCAATAGGGctgttatatatataggaGTGTCACGTTTACTTTGGGTGTTTGTTTTCCGATGGTCTGAAACTCTTAACAGTACAACAAAGAAGTTAGATATTGTTTCAAAAGTGCTCTTCAACCCGGGAAACAAAAAGCTCTGGACATCGTGGGAATCAGGGATTACAACAGCCGCTTGTGTATATTTGATCCGCATTGGCTCCCATGGATATCTCCAATACGTGTTAGATAACATATTGTTGCAAATGGTGCATTCAGGTTCTGTGGACACCCTCACTTTGGAGTCCATAATCCCTGAAAGAGCGACAGTCGGAGTTCGATCCTTCATGTATATACTCTCCGATCATGAAACTACCGGCACCTCTGCGTCCCGACCTCCATTCCCTGACGATGTCGTTTTGCAGTCTGTTATGTCAAATAAGGATCGTTCAGAGCCAAAACACATACCTCTTCCAACAGGTTCGTTGTTGCAGTTTTATGAAAAGTGCTGTAAATGCATTGTTAAGCTTGCAGTTCTCTGCGATACGCAGTTTGGAGCTCATATCACTTCAGTTGATGACCGCCCCATTCAACTAAAACCGATGTCTGTATCTTTCCACTTTGGCAATAACGATAGCTATGCTCAGCATCAAAGATTGGCATATCTTGAACTATTTTCGGCAGTTATCGATTTCATCCCATGGTGCCACTTTCCAGATACACAGACTCTTACTAGAACGACTGAAATTCTCTGTCGCAACGTCGTTCACAGCAACCCCAAGGTAGCACAAGCATCTATATCAGCGTTGAAATGTTTGGTGGAAACCAGGGATACAAGGGCCATTGTCAATATTTACACCAAGTTAATGTTTTCCTTTGATGAGAAAATATTCACCAGTTATGACTGCCCGCCTTCCTCTGCTTCCGAGTTTGAGAAAATTTTGCAGGTATATGTATCACTGTTAGAGATATGGATTGCGAACATTAGAGTTCTTACCAAAAGAGACGCAAATCAGTCTGAAACATCAGGCAGTTTATCAGTCTCACAACCAAGCGACGATGATTCGTCAAGGAGAAGTGACGATATGATTTTGAACAATTGGTGGTCTGCAGTCGAGGAGATTGAGGGCAATGGgttgtttttcttgtgTTCTCAAGATAGGGCTATCAGGTTACTGGCTGTAAAAATCATCCGGCTGACAACAGAGTTTGATGAAGCTATCCGAGATCATGGTCAACATATGACCAAGTCTCATTCAAGAACTCCGTCGAAAAGCACATTAACTCCTCCTTGTAGGGTTATACAGCTTATGGAAACAGTTGACTTGACCGAGCTGTTTGAGGCCTCGAAGCCCAATATTGAATTGAGTATGCCAGAGCGTAGCCGTCTTGCAAAGCTCCATGGCAAAAAGAAGGAAACATTGGTTGCATTAGCGGAGTCTGACTATGGTGTTGACACTGCTCTTTGGTTAAAGGCCTTCCCGACATTCATTAAAAAATGCTTTGAAAATTATCCCATCCCAATAGCAATCTGTCGCAACATTGTCTGTGTTCGATTGGTTCGTATGTATGACGTGGTGGTTGAGTTTTCGAGGTCAGAAGCTGTTGCCGGAACTGCGAATTATGCATTTATTCTGAAACACCCAATGAGGACGCACCCCGAGGTTGTGGTTGAACAATGGAGAACTTATTTAATAGTGGCCTGTTCAACTCTAACGCTTACTGACGAGCAAAAACTCCATATACCTGATAGCAGATATCAGCATGGCCGTAAGAAATCTGCTCAGAAGATTACAATTCACCACCAACGGATAACCTCAGTTAGGTCTGTGTTCCGAATGGTGATTCCTCTATTGGGCGTGGATCATCCCGTCATCCGAGATGCTATTATCACTGGTATTGGATGTATCAACGTTAATATTTACAAAGCACTGATTGAATGCTTACAGCCGGCCATTGAGACATGGGCGGAGGAGTCACAGCGATTGAATCAGTCACAAAGCAACCAATCCAATGTGTCCTCTAAGCAGACAGTGGGGATCCGAAAAGACTCGTCAGCGGCGATTTCGCTAGCCTATAGGCAAGAGCGAGTGATTACTGAAATCGTGCATTTGCTGTATATTACTTCACACTATCTTGAACTACCATCTGtggctgaagatgaatGGATCATTTCTGAGTTTGTCGGGTTTTTGAACACGCTCCGAAACTTTTTAAGTTTACCTCGGGTCCAAGTAGATTATAACTTCCAGAAACTTCGAAGGTATTTCTGCGGACTCCTTGAGAATGTCTTTCTTGGAGTTAGCCGTAACACTGAGCGCTCCAATCCGATATCATTTGAGTCGCGTATGCGGTACTTCACGCTCATTGAAGACTGGTGTACAGTCGGACAGCATTGGAATGTGGCTCGTGAGAGGGAAGCCAAAATGAAAAGGGCTGCACTTTCTACAGTGAAAGATTCTAGGGAGCACAACATTATTCTGGCTTCAATGGAGctcgagaagaagaaatctgACATAGCAATTTTAAGTGTATTGGCGGCATTGTGTGCTGGTCCACTAATGCAGCCATTGGATGCTGCGGGCCGTAGAAAATCGAACGTTTCATTTAATATCTCTGGGTTGCTGAAGTGGATTGGTACTATGTTCGAGAGTCCTAATGATGAAATGCATAGTCTGGGTAAGAGAGCCTTGAAGAATCTACTTATTCATAACCCAGACCATCCCATTATTTTCGAGGAGACTGTTGCAAATGGTTATCGTATACACAGTGAGCCCAAGGCATCGAAGAGTTATTTTGTTGCTTTAGCAGAGATTTTACTGGAAATTCCTGATTATCCTTGCGAGGTGCGCCAAGCTCTAGCTCTTGGACTTTTCAAGACAGgggacgaagatgacgaggtcCGGTCTCTAGCAGTAGATTTATTGAAGGCAACAGAAATTAGATTCTATGGAACGTCCTGTTTGCAGGAGTATCGCGTGAATATTACCAACAGTACTCCAGTAGTATACAAAAGGGCCATGTTCAATCTTTCAAGTAGATTTGCTAAAGATCATCCCCAAGAGACGTACCTGGTATTTTCAGAGCTTACAAAGTTCTTCCACGTCGTGAACGATATATCGAGACGAGACATTTTGGCAGTGCTACTGCCATGGATTCAAGCAGTTGAACTTCAAGTCGAGGTCAATGACATGCCTACTCCCTCTACGGCAATGGTTATGAACAACTTGTTTGAAATCACTGTTACTTTCAGTAATAGGATCCAAAATGAAGTGGAAGCTTTATGGGTTGCATTGGGCAATGGAAAATACCCAAATAACGTGAATGCAATTATGAACTTTGTGCTTCATCACAGCCTTGAAAGGAGGGATCCAGTGTTTGTCGAATACTCACGGAAAATATTGGCATATTTGGCTGCGCCTCCTGCAGGAACTACTCTCATAGATGCTTTGATGAAATACTTACAGCCAAAGGCAATGATTCCCCAGCACCTGGAACCTTATGATTTATCAATCGCAGAAAGAATGTATCCTTACGTGGCAACCATTTCTGCTGTATTACCTGTGGGCAATAAGGAGACTACTTTTTCGCATGGTCAGTTGGCCCTGATTCTGTTGGTAGATCTTATTGTTTCTCCTCTCGAAAGTGTAAAAGCCAATTTACCCTTGATTTTGCATGTGTCCTTGGTTCTGTTTGACCATTACCTACCAATCATCAACGATAGATCTCGCGAACTTTTGGTACATGTTGTGAATGAGTTTGCTGGCTCACAAGCAGGTGCACAAGAGTTTTGTGAGTTGATAAGGGTCAGTAACTCCAAGTTCAACTGGTCGTATGATAACTTGAATAGTGACAAAAATGGTGCACGTACCCCGAAAATGATGGTTCAGATGATCAAGGACATCCTTGGTATATTTGGCACTCAAATCCCCGACTTGCGAGAAAACTGGTCTCGTGTAGCTTTGATGTGGGCTACTACTTGTCCAGTTAGGCACATCGCGTGTAGGTCATTCCAAGTATTCCGGTGTCTGTTGTTCACTCTGGATCAGAACATGCTTGCCGACATGCTTGCTAGATTGTCGAATACTATATCAGACAGTACCACAGACATCCAGGGATTTGCAATGCAAATTCTGATGACTCTCAATGCTGTGACGGCAGAATTAGCATCGGAAGATTTGATTAATTATCCACAATTATTCTGGGCAACGGTCGCATGTTTAGGAACAGTGCATGAACAAGAGTTCATTGAAGTCTTGTCTATTCTAGAGAAGTTTATTTCAAAAATCGATCTTGACTCAGCAGAGACTGTGGCCTGCTTGATTGCAACCTTCCCGCCTAAGTGGGAAGCTAAGTTTAGAGGACTACAACATGCTGTGATACCTGGGTTGCGATCGTCCTTGGCATGGGAACAGTCTCTTCGTATTTTGGATCGATTGAATCAATTGCAGGACAGCGAAATTATAGCTGGGCCTGACCGATTGGCTTTGGCTATCTCCATTAACCTACCTCGTTACCTTCATGCCTTGGAAATAGGTGAgactacccctgaaattgaAGCTTCTTCAGATAGGCTCAGGCAAATGTGTGATGAACGGGGATTGGGGGCTCTGTCACGTATTTTGGTGTCGTTCGGCAAAGGAAGGTTTAGATCAAAACAAGACTTTTTGAACCAGACTATTCAAGCTTTACAGAATAATTTCTTCCCATCTTGCGAAGGGTCAGTTCTAATATTCTTGCTTGGAATTCTatccaacaaaatcaaatggGTTAAGACGGAAACTATGGATATACTCAAGAAGATATTACCGATGGTTGATTTGCAGAAAGAAGAGTTTGCGGGAGTAGGGGCAGATATTATATCTCCTTTACTGAGATTATTACAGACAGACTATGCCGAGCAAGCGTTAGGAGTATTGGATGAAACAATTAGCATCTCAGCAAGTAACATGGATAAACACGTTTTGAGGATGAGTTTGGGTAATAGAACCATTCGTAAGGAATATGAAAAGACAGCTACTATGTTTGGTATTCCAGATGAAAGTGGATGGGCTATTCCAATGCCGGCAGTTACTGCCAACATTACAAGAAACAATGTCCACGCTGTATTCTACACTTGCAACACGACTCCTAGTACTGAACAGATTCCTGTGTCAGCCGAGGAATTTCAATTTCATAAAGAAGAGTACGGCTTTATGGGTGGTCCATTGGATAGAACAGATAGTGTTTCGGTGGCAGAAGATGTGGAGGGAGGCTCACTTAGCCATATGTGGACAGCCTTGGATAATTTGGATTCATTCTTTACGAGAGATATGAAGAAATCACGGCAGCAGAGACCAAACCACGAGCACAATATTTCCGTCACAGATACTGATATGAGCACAGATAACAATCTTGATCCTGTTGAATCTGTTCCACAGTTGTACGACAAGAAAGTGTCATTGATTTTAAATCGATCTCTTGCTAGGACTCCATCGACAACTTCGTTCAAAACATCGCTGGCAGATTCGTTTGGTAATAGTCCTACTACACCCACAGCTGACGCGAGATTTGGTAGTAGCACTAATGTATCAGTCATTGGTAATAGCGGTGGTCCCCCTACACCAAGAAAACGGGAgattgttgattttggccGTCACACAAGATCAAGCAGCCTTTCCTCAGGTTCGGTACTGTCATCACCTGACATAGATGATCAAAATATGAGTCCCCAAGATTTAGAGTCTACTGGTGATGAGTTCAAACTTCATAACGGTGGATCCACTGTATCGTTTACTAAGTATGTTACCTCACCGAATTCTGGTAGTAGTAAGAAATTGAGTGGAGTGGTTCCAAGACTTGCTAGAACAaaatcatcgtcgtcttctaATCCATCCTCGCCTGTACAGCGAGTGCAATCTCCGATTATGCGAGACCAGGCCGAGATGCCATCAGCACCACAAGAGAATTCTTTTAGATTAGAAAGTTTCTTGAGAGGAGCAAATATTCGCaaagtgaaaaagaagGCTTCAAAGCTTGATAAAGTGAAAGAAAAGGACATTCGGGATGACAAtgcaaaagaagaacaacGGCAAGAGGAAGAGCCGAGATCAAAGAGCAAATCTCGAAATGGCAGGTCAAGCGTAATGACCTTTGGAACAAAGTTATCAAATAGCCCAGCCTCAATGTCTGCATCTTCGTCGGTATCTTCTTTAACAAGGCACAAAGATAATCAGACAGGACAGAGTTCGTATCAATTCCCACCTCCAAGATAA
- the NOP1 gene encoding rRNA methyltransferase NOP1 (Histone glutamine methyltransferase, modifies H2A at Q105 in nucleolus; component of the small subunit processome complex, which is required for processing of pre-18S rRNA; ortholog of mammalian fibrillarin; GO_component: GO:0030686 - 90S preribosome [Evidence IDA] [PMID 12150911]; GO_component: GO:0031428 - box C/D snoRNP complex [Evidence IDA] [PMID 11081632]; GO_component: GO:0005730 - nucleolus [Evidence IEA]; GO_component: GO:0005730 - nucleolus [Evidence IDA] [PMID 11932453]; GO_component: GO:0005730 - nucleolus [Evidence IDA] [PMID 2686980]; GO_component: GO:0005634 - nucleus [Evidence IEA]; GO_component: GO:0030529 - ribonucleoprotein complex [Evidence IEA]; GO_component: GO:0005840 - ribosome [Evidence IDA] [PMID 16702403]; GO_component: GO:0032040 - small-subunit processome [Evidence IDA] [PMID 12068309]; GO_function: GO:0003723 - RNA binding [Evidence IEA,IEA]; GO_function: GO:1990259 - histone-glutamine methyltransferase activity [Evidence IMP] [PMID 24352239]; GO_function: GO:0008168 - methyltransferase activity [Evidence IEA,IEA]; GO_function: GO:0008649 - rRNA methyltransferase activity [Evidence IDA,IMP] [PMID 12215523]; GO_function: GO:0016740 - transferase activity [Evidence IEA]; GO_process: GO:0000494 - box C/D snoRNA 3'-end processing [Evidence IMP] [PMID 10733567]; GO_process: GO:0000494 - box C/D snoRNA 3'-end processing [Evidence IMP] [PMID 15167896]; GO_process: GO:1990258 - histone glutamine methylation [Evidence IDA,IMP] [PMID 24352239]; GO_process: GO:0032259 - methylation [Evidence IEA]; GO_process: GO:0031167 - rRNA methylation [Evidence IDA,IMP] [PMID 12215523]; GO_process: GO:0031167 - rRNA methylation [Evidence IMP] [PMID 8431947]; GO_process: GO:0006364 - rRNA processing [Evidence IEA,IEA]; GO_process: GO:0006364 - rRNA processing [Evidence IMP] [PMID 1825809]; GO_process: GO:0042254 - ribosome biogenesis [Evidence IEA]; GO_process: GO:0043144 - snoRNA processing [Evidence IMP] [PMID 1825809]; GO_process: GO:0008033 - tRNA processing [Evidence IEA]) — protein MAFTPGGRGGSRGGGRGGFGGGRGGFGGGRGGAPGGGRGGFGGGRGGARGGAAGGRGGRGGARGGRGGPRGGRGGARGGRGGAAGGAKVVIEPHKHAGVFIARGKEDLLVTKNLTPGESVYGEKRVSIDVPGQGEDAVATKVEYRVWNPFRSKLAAGILGGLDELFVGPGKKVLYLGAASGTSVSHVADVVGPEGVVYAVEFSHRSGRDLISMAKKRPNVIPIIEDARHPQKYRMLVGMVDVVFADVAQPDQARIIALNSHLFLKDQGGVVISIKANCIDSTVEAETVFAREVQKLREERVKPLEQLTLEPYERDHCIVVGRYVRSS, from the coding sequence atggcATTCACTCCAGGTGGACGTGGTGGAAGTAGAGGCGGTGGCCGTGGTGGTTTCGGTGGTGGCCGTGGTGGTTTCGGCGGTGGCCGTGGAGGTGCTCcaggtggtggtagagGTGGTTTCGGCGGTGGTCGTGGTGGTGCCcgtggtggtgctgctggcggAAGAGGTGGCCGTGGTGGTGCCAGAGGTGGTCGTGGAGGCCCTAGAGGTGGCCGTGGTGGTGCCAGAGGTGGCCGTGGAGgcgctgctggtggtgccaaGGTTGTCATTGAACCTCACAAGCACGCTGGTGTCTTCATTGCTCGTGGTAAGGAAGATTTGCTTGTTACTAAGAACTTGACCCCCGGTGAGTCTGTATACGGTGAGAAGAGAGTGTCCATTGATGTTCCTGGCCAAGGAGAGGATGCTGTGGCTACTAAAGTAGAATACAGAGTTTGGAATCCTTTCAGATCCAAGttggctgctggtatttTGGGTGGTTTGGATGAATTGTTCGTTGGTCCTGGTAAGAAGGTTCTTTACttgggtgctgcttctggtacCTCTGTCAGTCACGTTGCTGATGTCGTTGGCCCCGAGGGTGTTGTCTATGCTGTCGAATTCTCTCACCGTTCTGGTCGTGATTTGATCTCTATGGCCAAGAAGCGTCCTAATGTCATTCCTATTATTGAGGATGCCCGTCACCCTCAAAAGTACCGTATGCTCGTTGGTATGGTCGATGTTGTTTTTGCCGATGTTGCCCAGCCTGATCAAGCCCGTATTATTGCCCTTAACTCGCATCTCTTCCTTAAAGACCAAGGTGGTGTTGTCATTTCCATCAAGGCCAACTGTATTGATTCCACTGTCGAGGCCGAGACCGTCTTTGCCCGTGAAGTACAGAAGCTCCGTGAGGAGAGAGTTAAGCCATTGGAGCAATTGACTTTGGAGCCTTACGAGAGAGATCACTGTATCGTTGTTGGTAGATATGTCAGATCTTCGTAA